A part of Thermoplasmata archaeon genomic DNA contains:
- a CDS encoding ribonuclease P protein subunit encodes MNLRKHELIGLRVEVLGATDPTQAHLRGRVVDETRNMLVLEIAGEEKRIPKHGSRFRFDVQGGLEIEGDEIRYRPEDRVKKAR; translated from the coding sequence GTGAACCTCCGGAAGCACGAGTTGATCGGCCTGCGCGTCGAGGTGCTCGGCGCGACGGATCCGACCCAGGCGCACCTGCGCGGCCGGGTGGTCGACGAGACGCGGAACATGCTCGTCCTCGAGATTGCGGGCGAGGAGAAGCGGATCCCGAAGCACGGGAGCCGGTTCCGATTTGACGTCCAAGGAGGCCTCGAGATCGAGGGCGACGAGATTCGCTATCGGCCCGAGGACCGCGTGAAGAAGGCACGGTGA
- the yciH gene encoding stress response translation initiation inhibitor YciH, translating to MAICATCGLPDELCVCEEIAKEQQLIRVSHDTRRYGKTMTIVEGLDIGDIDIDELARTLKNRCAAGGTAKEGRIELQGEHRKRVQEVLQGMGYRVQVV from the coding sequence ATGGCGATCTGCGCGACGTGCGGCCTCCCGGACGAGCTTTGTGTGTGCGAGGAAATCGCGAAGGAGCAGCAGCTGATCCGCGTGAGTCATGACACGCGCCGGTACGGCAAGACGATGACGATCGTCGAGGGGCTGGACATCGGGGACATCGACATCGATGAGCTCGCACGGACCCTGAAGAACCGATGTGCCGCCGGGGGCACGGCGAAGGAGGGCCGCATCGAGTTGCAGGGCGAGCACCGCAAGCGGGTCCAAGAAGTCCTCCAAGGCATGGGCTACCGCGTGCAGGTGGTGTGA
- the rpmC gene encoding 50S ribosomal protein L29 — protein MPLLRTKEIRAMDAEMLAKKLTELQDELMHERGVAAMGGAPPNPGKIRALRKNIARILTIIREEEKLGTAKPAAAPKPESKEAT, from the coding sequence ATGCCGCTCCTCCGGACGAAGGAGATCCGCGCGATGGACGCGGAGATGCTCGCGAAGAAGCTGACGGAGCTCCAAGACGAGCTGATGCACGAGAGGGGCGTCGCGGCGATGGGTGGCGCGCCGCCGAACCCCGGGAAGATCCGCGCACTCCGGAAGAACATCGCCCGCATCCTGACGATCATCCGGGAAGAAGAGAAGCTCGGGACCGCGAAACCGGCGGCCGCTCCAAAGCCCGAATCCAAGGAGGCGACCTGA